From a region of the Paenibacillus segetis genome:
- a CDS encoding glycosyltransferase family 2 protein: protein MAIRYSVIVPTFNRAEQLLLTLVSFDRVTYAKDQFEIIVVDDGSTDGTQALVEGFQTAVPLSYLCNDVQRGRSVTRNLGLRHAKGLYVVFCDADFLVLPEFFQVLDDCHRAYPRTVLSGIPFSWNDAYTHFYPDFSSDEKQMCRDVLTKVGLWNDEFERSDHIIPLLTPDDLINQTDRLSQLLIPEKIDPNVRKQFAKRDVAPWLKLITRCVSIKRSYLTRVGGFNEQFVKYGLEDWDLGYRLHRKKIRFHSIKQVLGYHQEHPHIYRGEDGNLENLRILFRSNGFKDPELNLLAIMPAWNDVETYKHTLRVIRRGMRSRSERTTSLLTRRTLQIAAKQLVQGKRPETYKRSLRSIRNKLRASKKKGQSAQLLSTILEKCTNIVDG from the coding sequence TTGGCCATTCGATACAGCGTCATCGTCCCAACCTTTAATCGTGCGGAGCAGCTGCTACTTACGCTCGTTTCGTTCGACAGAGTAACTTATGCGAAAGATCAATTCGAAATCATTGTAGTTGACGACGGTTCTACCGATGGAACCCAAGCATTGGTCGAGGGTTTCCAGACAGCAGTCCCGCTTTCCTATTTATGCAATGATGTACAGAGGGGGAGGTCTGTCACCCGGAATTTGGGATTGCGACATGCGAAGGGGTTATATGTAGTATTTTGCGATGCTGATTTTCTCGTACTGCCTGAATTTTTTCAAGTACTGGATGATTGTCATCGTGCTTATCCGAGAACCGTGTTATCCGGTATTCCATTTTCGTGGAACGATGCTTATACTCATTTTTACCCGGATTTCTCAAGTGATGAGAAACAAATGTGTCGGGATGTACTTACAAAGGTTGGCTTGTGGAACGATGAATTCGAAAGAAGTGATCACATCATTCCACTACTCACTCCGGATGATCTGATTAATCAGACGGATCGATTGTCGCAACTTCTCATTCCCGAGAAAATTGATCCAAACGTTCGTAAGCAATTCGCCAAGAGAGATGTTGCCCCTTGGCTAAAACTGATTACTCGCTGTGTTTCCATCAAACGTAGTTATTTAACTCGCGTTGGAGGGTTCAACGAACAATTTGTCAAATATGGGCTTGAAGATTGGGATCTAGGATATAGGTTGCATCGAAAAAAAATTCGTTTTCACAGCATTAAACAGGTTCTTGGGTATCATCAGGAACATCCGCATATTTATAGAGGGGAAGATGGGAATCTAGAAAACTTGAGAATCCTGTTCAGATCTAATGGCTTCAAGGATCCTGAATTGAACTTATTAGCCATCATGCCAGCATGGAATGATGTTGAAACATACAAACATACACTACGAGTTATACGCCGAGGAATGAGGTCAAGGTCTGAACGAACCACTTCTTTGTTGACGAGAAGAACGTTACAAATTGCTGCCAAGCAATTAGTACAAGGAAAACGCCCAGAAACATATAAAAGGTCGCTGCGGTCGATTCGTAATAAATTGAGAGCTTCGAAGAAAAAAGGGCAGTCTGCTCAATTGTTGAGTACCATTCTAGAAAAGTGTACTAATATTGTTGACGGATAG
- a CDS encoding HoxN/HupN/NixA family nickel/cobalt transporter: MKFIWNRYMLGVFVIHILGFIALFTVIPAHPSFIGMGIAAYVFGLRHAFDIDHIAAVDNTIRKLIAQKKDPRGVGFYFSLGHSTVVLLLAVLTAISVKFVAKYMSSMQNIGGIIGVTVSGVFLVFLAILNFILFIQLWTTFRKMKEEKLHEAEIEKMFEAKGFFTRYFRKLFNMVTKSWHIYPIGFLFGLGFDTATEISLLTMSAGAASNHLPVLGIIALPLLFAAGMSLFDTLDGMMMTKSYAWANDRPVRKIYYNLIVTAISVVAALAVGVVELVQITTDKLHLSGGLWDVIALIDFGNLGYFLVVTFLVIWGLAVFIWKYFKIEERYTVK; this comes from the coding sequence ATGAAATTTATATGGAATCGTTATATGTTAGGTGTATTCGTCATTCATATCCTCGGATTCATTGCCTTATTTACAGTAATACCTGCTCATCCATCCTTTATTGGGATGGGAATCGCGGCGTATGTCTTTGGGCTTCGTCATGCATTTGATATTGATCATATTGCTGCAGTAGATAATACAATCCGTAAATTAATTGCACAGAAAAAAGATCCAAGGGGAGTAGGGTTCTACTTCTCATTAGGTCATTCAACCGTTGTCCTTTTATTAGCGGTATTAACCGCCATTTCCGTTAAATTTGTTGCAAAATACATGTCTAGCATGCAAAATATAGGCGGTATTATCGGGGTTACGGTATCCGGTGTTTTTCTAGTGTTCCTAGCTATTTTGAACTTCATTTTATTTATACAACTATGGACTACGTTTCGTAAAATGAAAGAAGAAAAACTTCACGAAGCAGAAATAGAAAAAATGTTCGAGGCGAAGGGCTTTTTCACACGTTATTTCAGGAAATTGTTTAACATGGTTACAAAAAGCTGGCATATTTACCCGATCGGATTCTTATTTGGTCTTGGGTTCGATACAGCAACAGAAATCTCATTGTTAACCATGTCAGCAGGGGCAGCGAGCAACCATCTTCCTGTCCTTGGGATCATTGCACTACCTTTATTATTTGCTGCAGGTATGAGCTTATTTGATACACTCGATGGGATGATGATGACAAAAAGTTATGCTTGGGCAAATGATCGACCAGTTCGAAAAATTTACTATAACTTAATTGTTACAGCGATTTCAGTCGTTGCAGCCTTAGCCGTTGGAGTAGTTGAATTGGTACAAATAACAACCGATAAACTTCACTTATCAGGTGGGTTATGGGATGTTATTGCATTAATCGACTTCGGTAATTTAGGTTATTTCTTAGTCGTAACTTTTTTGGTTATATGGGGTTTAGCCGTTTTTATATGGAAATACTTCAAAATTGAAGAGCGCTATACGGTAAAATAG
- a CDS encoding urease accessory protein UreD — MKDWTGILQLEAEDRNGKTVANKVYFQGALKVMRPIYHDDSGQACYYILNPGGGYLDGDRYQMKISLKEQARLTLTTLSATKIYKTPNQPAYQETEITLKKGSYLEYITDPLIGYQDARYKQKTVIRMEKGATFLYSDMITSGWSPEGTPFSFNLLQLFTEIYLDDELVAYDHIKLNPVIHHMAAIGFMEEYSHLGSMIVVGEQVNHDLLDQLYHAMDEDPQQYRLGLSLLPVAGMMIRILANSTQTIEKIHNTYHEIITRQFFNTTPSFLRKY; from the coding sequence ATGAAGGATTGGACAGGAATTCTGCAATTAGAGGCAGAAGATAGGAACGGAAAGACAGTCGCCAATAAGGTGTATTTTCAAGGGGCGCTTAAGGTCATGCGTCCTATTTATCATGACGATTCTGGACAAGCTTGTTACTATATTCTAAATCCAGGCGGTGGATATTTAGACGGGGATCGTTATCAAATGAAAATTTCATTAAAGGAACAGGCCCGGCTAACATTAACCACACTATCGGCTACAAAAATATACAAGACACCGAACCAACCCGCTTATCAAGAAACAGAAATAACCCTTAAGAAGGGCAGTTATCTGGAGTATATTACGGATCCGCTTATCGGTTATCAAGATGCACGGTATAAACAAAAAACGGTCATAAGAATGGAGAAGGGGGCTACATTCCTTTATTCAGATATGATTACTTCGGGATGGTCACCGGAAGGAACACCATTTAGTTTTAATCTGCTTCAATTATTTACTGAGATCTATTTGGATGATGAATTGGTAGCTTATGATCATATTAAATTAAATCCTGTTATTCATCATATGGCTGCTATTGGTTTTATGGAGGAATATTCGCATTTGGGATCCATGATTGTAGTTGGAGAGCAAGTGAATCATGATCTTCTAGATCAGTTGTATCACGCGATGGATGAAGACCCACAACAATATAGGTTGGGGTTATCGTTACTACCTGTTGCCGGGATGATGATTAGAATTTTAGCTAACTCGACGCAAACGATAGAGAAAATACATAATACATACCACGAAATCATCACCCGACAATTTTTTAATACAACCCCAAGCTTTTTAAGAAAATACTAA
- the ureG gene encoding urease accessory protein UreG — translation MEPIKIGVGGPVGAGKTLLVEKLTRHLEGDISMAVVTNDIYTKEDAKFLMENGVLPADRIIGVETGGCPHTAIREDASMNFAAIDELKERHPDVELIFVESGGDNLAATFSPELVDFSIYIIDVAQGEKIPRKGGQGMIKSDLFIINKTDLAPYVGASLEVMESDTKVFRGNKPFVFTNLKDNTGLDQVITWIKEHVFLKGLE, via the coding sequence ATGGAACCGATCAAAATCGGAGTTGGTGGGCCTGTTGGAGCAGGAAAAACATTGCTCGTTGAGAAATTAACCCGGCACTTAGAGGGTGATATCAGCATGGCGGTGGTAACGAATGATATCTATACCAAAGAAGATGCCAAATTTCTGATGGAAAATGGAGTTCTACCTGCAGATCGTATTATAGGTGTTGAAACAGGTGGATGCCCTCATACCGCAATCCGTGAAGATGCTTCTATGAATTTTGCTGCGATTGATGAGTTGAAAGAAAGACATCCCGATGTTGAGCTTATTTTTGTGGAGAGCGGCGGCGATAATCTTGCGGCTACCTTCAGTCCTGAATTGGTTGATTTCTCTATCTACATAATCGATGTAGCACAAGGGGAGAAGATTCCGCGTAAAGGTGGTCAAGGGATGATTAAATCTGATTTATTCATTATTAATAAAACAGATTTAGCCCCTTATGTTGGAGCAAGCCTTGAAGTTATGGAGTCTGACACGAAGGTATTTCGCGGAAATAAGCCCTTTGTATTTACTAACTTGAAAGATAATACAGGCCTTGATCAAGTCATCACCTGGATTAAAGAGCATGTATTCTTAAAGGGATTGGAATAG
- a CDS encoding urease accessory protein UreF — protein MDKNCLLLFQLCDSNFPTGAFSHSYGLESYIQENKVHDQATLTEWLLVYVNEQLVYSDGLASRFIFDALQDNDLDTVWKFDRLLTVQNLPRETREGTQKMGDRMLNLVGSLYEAPVLSLYRERINKKQSFGHPAIVFTMIGHHLGVSKQTTLIYYLYSVITSLVQNAVRAIPLGQTAGQITIQQFQGVILEATDKIQSLDEEDFGITSPGLELSQMRHERVNIRIFMS, from the coding sequence ATGGATAAGAACTGTCTCTTATTGTTCCAACTTTGTGATTCAAACTTTCCAACAGGGGCATTTAGTCATTCGTATGGTCTTGAGAGTTACATTCAGGAAAACAAAGTACATGATCAAGCAACTTTAACCGAATGGCTACTTGTGTATGTAAATGAACAGCTTGTCTATTCCGACGGACTAGCTTCCCGCTTTATATTCGATGCATTACAGGATAATGATCTGGATACGGTATGGAAGTTTGATCGGCTGTTAACGGTTCAAAACTTGCCGCGTGAAACCAGAGAAGGCACGCAGAAAATGGGTGATCGTATGTTAAATCTAGTTGGATCATTGTATGAAGCACCTGTGTTGTCCTTATATAGGGAAAGGATCAATAAGAAGCAAAGCTTTGGACATCCGGCCATCGTATTTACGATGATCGGGCACCATCTTGGAGTTTCGAAGCAAACTACGCTTATATACTATTTGTACTCCGTTATAACCAGTCTAGTGCAAAATGCAGTACGTGCTATCCCTTTAGGTCAGACTGCTGGTCAGATAACGATTCAACAATTTCAAGGTGTGATATTGGAAGCAACGGACAAGATTCAAAGTCTAGACGAAGAAGATTTTGGCATCACATCGCCAGGTCTGGAATTATCGCAAATGAGACATGAACGTGTGAATATTCGGATTTTCATGTCTTAA
- the ureE gene encoding urease accessory protein UreE, with the protein MIIESIVTNIENLDKATIQKHHIEKVYLESTDLTKRIQRVTTDHGKEIGIRLKDQRDLVAGDILFMDDKNIIVIDVLSDDLIVISPRNLQEMGSIAHQLGNRHLPAQFEENEMLVQYDYLVEDLLKQLNIPYSREKRKVKQAFRHIGHSHG; encoded by the coding sequence ATGATTATCGAAAGTATTGTAACCAATATTGAAAACTTAGATAAAGCGACAATTCAAAAACATCATATAGAAAAGGTTTATCTCGAAAGTACTGATTTAACCAAACGAATCCAAAGGGTTACAACAGATCATGGTAAAGAAATTGGAATTCGCTTAAAGGATCAGCGCGACCTTGTGGCAGGGGATATTCTATTCATGGATGATAAGAACATCATTGTGATCGACGTCCTCTCTGACGACTTAATCGTGATAAGCCCACGAAATTTGCAGGAGATGGGTTCGATCGCCCATCAATTAGGGAATCGCCATCTCCCAGCCCAATTTGAAGAAAATGAAATGTTGGTTCAATACGATTATCTTGTTGAAGATTTATTGAAACAACTTAACATCCCTTATAGCCGGGAAAAAAGGAAGGTAAAACAGGCATTCCGTCACATCGGCCATAGTCATGGATAA
- the ureC gene encoding urease subunit alpha has translation MSFRMPRTQYNQLYGPTTGDSVRLADTDLIIQIEKDYTSYGDEVVFGGGKVIRDGMGQHPLVTRGDGIPDVVITNAIILDYTGIYKADIGIRDGKIAGIGKAGNPLVMDSVTIIIGASTEIIAGEGMIVTAGGIDTHVHFINPGQIETALSSGLTTLIGGGTGPAAGSKATTATPGEWNIHRMLEAAEGMPINVGFTGKGQAAAEEPLAEQIRAGAIGLKVHEDWGATASAIDHSLRVADKYDVQVAVHADTLNEGGFMENTMAAIKDRVIHMYHTEGAGGGHAPDLIRSASYMNVLPSSTSPTLPYTVNTIDEHLDMLMVCHHLNPSIPEDLAFADSRIRRETIAAEDVLQDMGVFSMVSSDAQAMGRIGEVIIRTWQTADKMKKQRGSMQGDSELSDNVRAKRYIAKYTINPAITHGISEYVGSIEIGKIADLVIWSPAFFGAKPEMILKNGMVVQGLMGDANASIPTPQPYIYRPMYAHYGKALSKSSVTFISQSAYDLKVHERLGLEKIILPVHGIRKLTKKDMKLNFETPDITVDPQTYEVRVNGELITCEPVDKVPMGQRYFLF, from the coding sequence ATGAGTTTCAGAATGCCTAGAACCCAATACAATCAATTGTATGGACCAACAACAGGGGATTCAGTACGTCTCGCAGATACAGATTTAATCATTCAAATTGAGAAAGATTATACCTCGTATGGCGACGAAGTCGTGTTTGGCGGCGGGAAAGTCATTCGGGATGGTATGGGTCAACATCCTTTAGTAACACGCGGAGATGGAATCCCAGACGTGGTTATTACTAATGCAATAATATTGGATTACACCGGGATCTATAAAGCAGATATTGGGATCCGTGATGGTAAGATTGCGGGAATTGGAAAAGCTGGTAATCCATTAGTGATGGATAGCGTGACCATTATCATCGGAGCTTCAACAGAGATCATTGCAGGCGAAGGTATGATTGTCACTGCAGGTGGAATAGACACTCACGTTCACTTTATAAATCCTGGGCAAATAGAAACGGCATTATCTTCAGGACTTACGACTCTCATTGGTGGAGGTACAGGTCCTGCAGCGGGTTCAAAAGCTACGACCGCTACCCCTGGAGAATGGAATATCCATCGCATGCTGGAGGCAGCAGAGGGGATGCCCATTAATGTAGGTTTCACAGGAAAAGGACAAGCTGCAGCTGAAGAGCCACTTGCGGAACAAATCCGTGCCGGCGCGATTGGACTGAAGGTCCATGAGGACTGGGGAGCTACAGCATCAGCAATTGATCATTCGTTAAGAGTTGCTGATAAATATGATGTACAAGTAGCGGTTCACGCGGATACCTTAAATGAAGGTGGCTTCATGGAGAACACAATGGCTGCTATCAAAGACCGCGTTATTCATATGTACCATACGGAAGGTGCTGGCGGAGGGCATGCTCCAGATTTAATAAGATCGGCCAGCTATATGAATGTTCTACCGTCATCTACAAGTCCAACTTTACCCTATACGGTAAATACAATAGATGAACATTTAGACATGTTAATGGTGTGTCACCATTTGAATCCCTCAATTCCAGAGGATCTTGCCTTTGCAGACTCACGAATTCGACGCGAAACCATTGCTGCGGAGGATGTCCTTCAAGATATGGGTGTATTTAGTATGGTTAGCTCGGATGCGCAAGCTATGGGACGAATTGGTGAAGTAATTATTCGGACATGGCAAACAGCTGACAAAATGAAAAAACAAAGAGGTAGCATGCAAGGGGATAGCGAGCTGTCAGATAATGTTCGTGCAAAGCGCTATATTGCCAAATACACGATCAATCCAGCCATTACACATGGAATTTCTGAGTATGTAGGTTCTATTGAAATTGGAAAAATCGCTGACCTTGTCATTTGGTCACCCGCATTTTTTGGGGCGAAGCCTGAAATGATCCTTAAGAATGGAATGGTAGTTCAAGGGTTAATGGGGGATGCCAATGCATCCATTCCAACACCACAACCTTATATCTATCGTCCGATGTATGCCCACTATGGGAAGGCTCTTTCGAAAAGCTCTGTCACTTTTATCTCACAATCCGCCTATGATCTCAAAGTGCATGAGCGATTAGGATTAGAGAAAATCATTCTCCCGGTGCATGGGATTAGAAAACTAACTAAAAAAGATATGAAGCTGAACTTCGAAACACCTGATATTACGGTTGATCCACAAACGTACGAGGTTAGGGTAAACGGAGAACTCATTACATGCGAACCAGTCGATAAGGTACCGATGGGGCAACGCTATTTCTTATTTTGA
- a CDS encoding urease subunit beta, which produces MIPGQCFLKEEDIICNVGRTASRTRVKNKGDRPVQVGSHFHFYEVNEALEFNREDGFGKHLNIPAGTAVRFEPGDEKEVELVNYAGERRVYGFNNKTDGSVESGCQQ; this is translated from the coding sequence ATGATACCCGGCCAATGTTTTTTGAAAGAAGAAGATATTATTTGTAATGTTGGAAGAACTGCCTCGAGAACTAGAGTGAAAAACAAGGGAGATCGGCCAGTTCAAGTCGGATCTCACTTTCACTTTTATGAAGTAAATGAAGCCCTTGAGTTTAATCGTGAAGATGGTTTTGGTAAACATTTGAACATCCCAGCGGGTACGGCGGTCCGTTTTGAACCAGGTGATGAAAAAGAGGTTGAACTCGTTAATTACGCAGGTGAACGCCGTGTTTATGGATTTAACAACAAGACGGATGGATCCGTGGAAAGTGGTTGCCAACAATGA
- a CDS encoding urease subunit gamma codes for MHLLPREIDKLMIVVAADLAKRRKERGLKLNIPEAIAYITYEVLEGARDGKTVTQLMEYGASILKREDVMEGIPEILYDIQVEATFPDGTKLVTVHSPIS; via the coding sequence ATGCACTTATTACCACGTGAGATTGACAAGCTTATGATCGTAGTAGCCGCTGATCTTGCCAAACGGAGAAAAGAGAGAGGACTCAAACTAAACATTCCAGAGGCTATTGCTTATATAACCTATGAAGTACTAGAAGGGGCGCGGGATGGCAAAACAGTTACTCAATTAATGGAGTATGGCGCATCCATATTAAAGCGTGAAGATGTTATGGAGGGGATACCGGAAATCCTTTACGATATCCAAGTCGAAGCCACTTTTCCAGATGGGACAAAGCTGGTAACTGTACATAGTCCAATTTCATAA
- a CDS encoding urea transporter yields the protein MQIDKRIILREGTLSSLISVTFKGISQVILIENAVTGFIILIAIMLSSISLGSIVFLSAVMATLIGRFGGADKTIINQGLLGYNPVLAGIALFLNLEGGLRWVFALAGAAVATLFTAAMMHLMRNTKIPVLTFPYIILTWFLFLASYQLEMFQLSPSLVPQDLSHWLLHPGGTMDWIHGLVNGIGQVYFQDRLWSGILILFGVFWADWKLGLYAVIGSFVALLTAYGLGAEVSLLNSGLYGFNAVLTILAVGAVFSTKNILVPVTGIIASVLTVLITAGVDTWLVPYGLPTLTMPFVLCTWLFLAARKVLPRI from the coding sequence ATGCAAATAGACAAACGAATTATATTACGTGAAGGAACGTTATCTTCTTTGATTTCTGTTACCTTCAAAGGCATCTCCCAAGTCATATTGATTGAGAATGCTGTCACTGGATTCATTATTCTAATAGCAATCATGCTATCCTCTATTTCGTTAGGTTCTATCGTATTTCTATCAGCAGTCATGGCCACTTTAATTGGACGATTTGGTGGAGCCGATAAAACCATTATTAACCAGGGTCTACTCGGTTATAACCCGGTGTTAGCCGGAATCGCTTTATTCTTGAATTTAGAGGGGGGGCTGCGATGGGTATTCGCTTTGGCGGGAGCCGCAGTTGCAACTCTTTTTACGGCTGCTATGATGCATTTGATGCGAAACACAAAGATTCCGGTTCTTACGTTTCCTTATATCATATTGACTTGGTTTCTGTTTCTCGCTTCTTACCAATTGGAAATGTTCCAGTTAAGTCCAAGCCTCGTCCCTCAAGATCTTTCCCACTGGTTGCTACATCCAGGAGGTACAATGGATTGGATTCATGGACTGGTTAATGGGATTGGACAGGTATATTTCCAAGATAGATTGTGGTCTGGCATTTTGATTTTATTTGGGGTGTTTTGGGCAGATTGGAAGCTTGGTTTATATGCTGTCATAGGATCCTTCGTTGCTTTACTTACCGCCTATGGATTAGGAGCAGAGGTTTCACTACTAAATTCAGGACTTTACGGATTTAATGCCGTATTAACCATTCTGGCCGTCGGTGCTGTTTTTAGTACGAAGAACATCTTAGTTCCTGTGACTGGAATTATAGCATCCGTATTAACAGTACTTATTACAGCCGGCGTAGACACCTGGCTTGTGCCATATGGACTCCCAACTCTAACGATGCCATTTGTTCTATGTACCTGGCTTTTTCTGGCCGCAAGGAAAGTCCTTCCCCGAATATAA
- a CDS encoding RNA polymerase sigma factor translates to MDSIEEYVRRVKAGEVEYFQPIVEMYQRQIYVYCCRMLGCRQDAQDAVQDILFKAYTKLELYEPRASFSSWLYKIAYHHCLNLLRKRRIHQRVMQLFKPLDITESTEQKLDKQWFSAPLEYAMSKLSVDERNLLVLRIFEEKPFAEIAEILGKNTEAVKKKYLRLRQKTMKLIEEKKGAEQCEIQENLIKIKF, encoded by the coding sequence TTGGATTCTATAGAAGAATACGTGAGACGAGTCAAAGCTGGAGAGGTGGAATATTTTCAGCCGATTGTTGAAATGTATCAAAGACAGATCTATGTCTATTGCTGCCGAATGCTTGGTTGCCGGCAAGACGCACAAGACGCTGTTCAAGATATCCTATTCAAAGCATATACGAAGCTGGAATTGTATGAGCCAAGAGCATCATTCTCGTCATGGCTATATAAAATCGCTTATCATCATTGTCTTAACTTATTGCGTAAGCGTCGCATCCATCAGCGGGTAATGCAGTTGTTCAAACCATTAGATATAACAGAAAGTACGGAGCAAAAGCTAGATAAGCAATGGTTTAGCGCACCATTAGAATATGCTATGTCCAAGTTGTCGGTAGATGAGCGGAATTTACTTGTATTAAGAATTTTTGAAGAGAAGCCTTTCGCTGAAATCGCTGAAATTCTGGGTAAAAATACGGAGGCAGTGAAGAAAAAATATTTGCGGCTTAGGCAAAAAACCATGAAGCTGATCGAAGAGAAGAAAGGAGCGGAGCAATGCGAGATACAGGAGAATCTGATCAAGATCAAGTTTTGA
- the guaD gene encoding guanine deaminase, translating into MTKYSQIFLGTAFSAKSPKEVSILKDHLFCINANGMIEQVVAPEDADYQTLLDAYQGQENFHRLTEGQYFLPGFIDLHVHAPQWAQSGTALDIPLSDWLNTYTFPLESKFSDVDFAQKVYQDVVSTLLANGTTTALYFATVHKEASILLAKICAEQGQRGLVGKVVMDHPENTPDYYRDRDTQTALADTEEFIVAVKELAKTSKQGVYPVVTPRFIPSCTDEALQGLGALAAKYDTHIQSHCSESDWAHGYVKDRFDKNDAFALHDFGLLSDKSVMAHCNFIDDADADLFANTGTAICHCPISNAYFANSVIPIAHLHAKEVEIGLGSDISGGFSPSLFDNARQAVISSRMLEDGVNTKLPAEERGVSNSRITINEAFYLATAGGGESLSLPIGRIEANYAWDVQIIDTTLASAKIPVFQTNEELGDVFQKIMYLARPENIREVWVQGERVHSRKS; encoded by the coding sequence ATGACAAAATATTCGCAAATTTTTCTAGGAACTGCTTTTTCCGCTAAGTCACCTAAAGAAGTAAGCATTCTAAAAGATCATCTGTTCTGCATCAATGCAAACGGGATGATCGAACAAGTCGTTGCCCCAGAAGATGCTGACTATCAGACCTTACTAGATGCTTATCAAGGCCAAGAGAACTTTCATCGTTTAACTGAAGGTCAATATTTCTTGCCTGGTTTTATTGATTTGCATGTCCATGCACCGCAATGGGCCCAATCGGGAACGGCCTTAGATATCCCACTCTCCGATTGGTTAAACACCTACACGTTTCCACTTGAGTCGAAATTTTCAGATGTAGATTTTGCCCAAAAAGTCTACCAAGATGTAGTAAGCACCTTGCTTGCAAACGGTACTACTACAGCACTATACTTTGCTACGGTTCACAAAGAAGCAAGTATATTGCTTGCTAAGATTTGTGCAGAGCAAGGACAACGTGGTTTGGTTGGAAAAGTAGTTATGGATCATCCAGAGAATACCCCAGACTATTATCGAGACAGAGATACGCAAACTGCGTTAGCGGATACAGAGGAATTTATTGTTGCAGTCAAGGAGTTAGCCAAAACATCGAAGCAAGGGGTCTACCCTGTCGTTACTCCACGGTTCATTCCAAGCTGTACGGATGAGGCTCTGCAAGGGCTTGGAGCTCTAGCTGCCAAATATGATACTCACATACAATCACATTGCAGTGAAAGTGATTGGGCACATGGTTATGTGAAGGATCGTTTCGACAAGAATGATGCATTTGCTTTACATGATTTTGGCTTATTAAGCGACAAATCGGTTATGGCTCATTGTAATTTCATAGATGATGCCGATGCAGACTTATTTGCTAATACGGGTACGGCGATATGTCATTGCCCTATCTCAAATGCTTATTTCGCTAATAGCGTAATTCCAATCGCGCATTTACATGCCAAAGAGGTTGAAATTGGATTAGGATCTGATATTTCTGGTGGTTTCTCGCCAAGTCTTTTCGATAATGCTAGACAAGCTGTCATCTCATCTCGAATGCTAGAAGATGGTGTGAATACGAAGCTTCCTGCTGAAGAACGTGGTGTATCGAATTCACGCATCACCATTAACGAAGCTTTCTATCTAGCTACCGCTGGAGGCGGTGAAAGCCTCAGCTTACCCATCGGCCGTATTGAAGCGAACTACGCTTGGGACGTACAAATTATCGATACGACATTAGCCTCTGCAAAAATACCAGTTTTTCAGACTAACGAGGAACTTGGTGATGTTTTCCAAAAGATTATGTATCTTGCCAGACCGGAGAACATCCGTGAAGTTTGGGTACAGGGAGAAAGAGTTCATTCTCGTAAGTCATAA